Proteins encoded by one window of Rouxiella chamberiensis:
- the hldE gene encoding bifunctional D-glycero-beta-D-manno-heptose-7-phosphate kinase/D-glycero-beta-D-manno-heptose 1-phosphate adenylyltransferase HldE, which translates to MKVTLPKFDRAGVLVVGDVMLDRYWYGPTSRISPEAPVPVVKVNTIEERPGGAANVAMNIASLGARSCLIGLTGADDAARALNERLSEVNVSCDFLAVPTHPTITKLRILSRNQQLIRLDFEEGFEGIDLQPMLEKIKTALPQTGAMVLSDYAKGALKDVQAMIQLAKAAGVPVLIDPKGSDFEPYRGATLLTPNLSEFEAVVGACKTEDQLVEKGMALIARFELSALLVTRSEQGMTLLQPGKPPLHLPTQAQEVYDVTGAGDTVIGVLATVLAAGNSLEEACFLANAAAGVVVAKLGTSTVSTVELENAIHGRSETGFGVMSEAELQAAVAQARQRGEKVVMTNGIFDILHAGHVSYLANARKLGDRLIVAVNSDASTKRLKGETRPVNPLPQRMAVLAALGAVDWVVSFEEDTPRRLIAGILPDLLVKGGDYQPHEIAGCDEVWANGGEVKVLNFEDGLSTTKIINQIKSQE; encoded by the coding sequence ATGAAAGTAACCTTGCCTAAGTTTGACCGTGCCGGAGTGTTGGTCGTAGGTGACGTAATGCTAGACCGCTACTGGTATGGCCCAACCAGCCGTATTTCACCGGAAGCGCCGGTGCCGGTGGTGAAAGTCAATACCATTGAAGAGCGTCCGGGCGGTGCGGCAAACGTGGCGATGAACATTGCCTCTCTCGGCGCGCGTTCCTGCCTGATTGGCCTGACCGGTGCCGATGATGCCGCCCGTGCGTTGAACGAACGTCTGAGCGAAGTCAACGTCAGCTGTGATTTCCTCGCGGTGCCAACTCATCCAACCATTACCAAGCTGCGCATCCTGTCGCGCAACCAGCAGTTGATCCGCCTCGATTTCGAAGAAGGATTCGAAGGGATCGATCTCCAGCCGATGCTGGAAAAAATCAAAACCGCCTTGCCGCAGACGGGCGCGATGGTGCTGTCCGATTACGCCAAAGGCGCATTGAAAGACGTGCAGGCCATGATTCAACTGGCGAAAGCTGCGGGTGTGCCGGTGCTTATCGATCCGAAAGGCTCCGATTTCGAACCGTATCGTGGCGCCACGCTGCTGACGCCGAACCTGTCCGAATTCGAAGCCGTTGTCGGAGCCTGCAAGACCGAAGATCAGCTGGTGGAAAAAGGCATGGCGCTGATTGCCCGCTTCGAGCTGTCGGCGCTGCTGGTGACCCGCTCCGAGCAGGGCATGACCTTGCTGCAACCGGGCAAACCGCCGCTGCATCTGCCGACGCAGGCGCAGGAAGTCTACGATGTTACCGGTGCTGGCGATACGGTGATTGGCGTGCTGGCAACGGTTCTTGCCGCGGGCAACAGTCTTGAAGAGGCCTGTTTCCTTGCCAATGCCGCCGCCGGTGTAGTGGTCGCCAAACTCGGGACGTCAACCGTCTCTACCGTTGAACTGGAAAACGCCATACATGGCCGTTCCGAAACCGGTTTTGGCGTGATGAGCGAAGCCGAATTGCAGGCAGCCGTGGCGCAGGCGCGTCAGCGCGGCGAGAAAGTGGTCATGACCAACGGCATCTTCGACATTCTGCATGCCGGTCACGTGTCTTATCTGGCGAATGCCCGCAAGCTCGGCGATCGTCTGATTGTAGCCGTCAACAGCGATGCCTCGACCAAACGCCTGAAGGGTGAAACCCGCCCCGTGAATCCGTTGCCGCAGCGTATGGCGGTACTCGCCGCGCTGGGTGCGGTCGACTGGGTCGTGAGTTTCGAAGAAGATACACCCCGTCGGCTGATAGCCGGGATCCTGCCGGATCTGCTGGTGAAAGGCGGCGATTATCAGCCGCATGAGATTGCAGGCTGTGATGAAGTCTGGGCCAACGGCGGCGAAGTGAAAGTGCTGAACTTCGAAGACGGTCTTTCGACGACAAAAATCATTAATCAGATCAAATCACAAGAGTAG
- the ubiK gene encoding ubiquinone biosynthesis accessory factor UbiK encodes MIDTKKIEQIARQVHEAMPKGIREFGEDTEKKVRQVLQAQFSRMDLVNREEFDVQTQVLLRTREKLTLLEQRLAELEGKLANANNAPTAPIAPTMNTPQADTFAPPTSTAPNHGIFSGRCAKNRQAYCLIDGAFQLSSSQHGEQ; translated from the coding sequence ATGATCGACACTAAAAAAATTGAACAAATTGCTCGCCAGGTCCACGAAGCGATGCCAAAAGGGATCCGCGAGTTTGGTGAAGATACCGAAAAGAAAGTCCGTCAGGTCCTGCAGGCGCAGTTCAGCCGTATGGATTTGGTCAACCGCGAAGAGTTTGACGTGCAGACGCAGGTTCTGCTGCGCACCCGCGAAAAGCTGACCCTGCTGGAACAGCGTCTGGCCGAGCTTGAAGGCAAACTGGCCAACGCCAATAACGCACCTACTGCGCCGATTGCACCGACCATGAATACTCCGCAGGCCGACACTTTCGCTCCGCCAACGTCTACCGCGCCGAACCACGGCATCTTCTCCGGCCGCTGCGCCAAAAATCGACAAGCCTATTGCCTGATTGACGGAGCATTTCAGCTTTCGTCAAGCCAGCACGGCGAACAATAG
- the ribB gene encoding 3,4-dihydroxy-2-butanone-4-phosphate synthase — protein sequence MNQTLLSEFGTPAERVERAVAALRNGQGVMVLDDENRENEGDMIFAAETMTVEQMALTIRHGSGIVCLCLTDERRQQLELPMMVEHNSSHYQTGFTVTIEAAKGVTTGVSAADRLTTIRAAIADDATPSDLNRPGHVFPLRARDGGVLTRPGHTEATIDLVKLAGFRPYGVLCELTNDDGTMAHAPEAIVFANQHNMPVVTIDDLVAYLQG from the coding sequence ATGAATCAGACTCTACTTTCCGAATTCGGTACACCTGCCGAGCGTGTTGAACGTGCTGTTGCCGCCCTGCGCAACGGACAAGGTGTGATGGTGCTGGATGACGAAAATCGTGAAAACGAAGGCGATATGATTTTCGCCGCAGAAACCATGACCGTCGAGCAGATGGCGCTGACCATTCGCCACGGCAGCGGCATTGTCTGCCTGTGTCTGACTGACGAACGCCGTCAGCAACTCGAGTTGCCGATGATGGTCGAGCATAATTCCAGCCATTATCAGACCGGTTTTACGGTCACTATCGAAGCGGCTAAAGGCGTGACCACCGGCGTTTCTGCAGCCGATCGCCTGACTACCATTCGCGCGGCAATTGCCGACGACGCTACGCCTTCCGATCTCAATCGCCCCGGCCACGTATTCCCGCTGCGCGCGCGCGATGGCGGCGTATTAACGCGTCCGGGCCATACCGAAGCGACTATCGATCTGGTCAAGCTGGCCGGATTCCGCCCTTACGGCGTGCTTTGCGAACTGACCAACGATGACGGCACGATGGCGCACGCGCCCGAAGCCATTGTTTTTGCCAACCAGCACAACATGCCGGTCGTCACCATTGATGACCTGGTGGCCTATTTGCAGGGCTGA
- the ygiD gene encoding 4,5-DOPA dioxygenase extradiol, producing MTTSRMPALFLGHGSPMNVLEDNIYTRAWEALGKTLPRPKAILAVSAHWYTRGTAVTAMEHPRTIHDFGAFPQALFDVRYPAPGSPALAERIQALLSPVAVQADTGEWGFDHGSWGVLTKMYPDADIPMVQLSIDGTQPAEYHYQLGQKLTALRDEGVMIVASGNVVHNLRMVKWEGDAEAYPWANSFSQFVVDNLHWKGDAKDHPLVNFMQHEGAALSNPTPEHYLPLLYLLGSWDGVEPITLPTQGIVMSSLSMLSVQLG from the coding sequence ATGACTACTTCACGTATGCCTGCGCTGTTTCTTGGCCACGGAAGCCCGATGAACGTGCTGGAAGACAACATTTATACCCGTGCATGGGAAGCGCTCGGGAAAACCCTGCCGCGTCCGAAGGCGATTCTTGCGGTGTCTGCGCACTGGTATACGCGAGGAACGGCGGTGACGGCAATGGAACATCCGCGCACCATTCACGACTTTGGCGCGTTTCCACAGGCGCTGTTTGATGTCCGTTATCCGGCTCCGGGTTCCCCGGCGTTGGCAGAACGGATTCAGGCACTGCTGTCGCCGGTTGCCGTGCAGGCCGACACCGGCGAATGGGGATTCGATCATGGTTCGTGGGGCGTGTTGACCAAGATGTATCCCGATGCGGATATTCCGATGGTTCAGCTCAGCATCGACGGCACCCAACCGGCAGAATATCATTATCAGCTGGGGCAAAAGCTGACGGCGCTGCGCGACGAAGGCGTGATGATTGTGGCGAGCGGCAACGTGGTGCACAACCTGCGTATGGTGAAATGGGAAGGTGATGCCGAGGCTTATCCGTGGGCGAATTCCTTCAGTCAGTTTGTGGTAGACAACCTGCACTGGAAGGGCGACGCCAAGGATCATCCATTAGTCAACTTCATGCAGCATGAAGGGGCGGCGTTGTCCAATCCCACGCCTGAACACTACCTGCCGCTGCTTTACCTGCTGGGATCCTGGGATGGCGTTGAACCCATCACTTTGCCGACACAGGGCATTGTGATGAGTTCGTTGAGCATGCTGTCTGTCCAGCTGGGTTAA